One window of the Phycisphaerae bacterium genome contains the following:
- a CDS encoding NAD(P)H-dependent oxidoreductase subunit E: MSNIPLEQGVREICQACGNDRTRLMDICRAVQNQFGCVSGEAMDLIARECRCPRVEVESVVSFYAFFSDKPKGKIVIRLCDDIVDRLHGYDRVAKALSQELGIALGQTTSCGSFTLERTPCIGMCDQAPAAMVNDVIVTKLNGASAREMIKELREHMDPRKLVTRLGDGHNADDRIHAMVHNNIRKKGPVIFAPYETGTGLKKALAMTPAEVIRDVKTARLRGRGGAGFPTGIKWEFTRASQGDRKFVICNGDEGEPGTFKDRVLFTECADMLFEGMTIGGYAIGADTGILYLRGEYAYLKTYLDSVLDERRRKNLLGKNILGKNDFSFDIRIQMGAGAYICGEETALISSCEGRRGDPKNRPPFPAQKGYLDYPTVVNNVETFCCVSRILDKGAGWFAEMGSKGSPGTKLLSISGDCKAPGVFEVPFGTCLKDVLEMAKAEDPLAAQVGGPSGQLVPAKDFGRTICYDDLATGGAIVVFNKARDLLEVVDYYVEFFLEEGCGYCTPCRVGNVLLKERIGKLLRGKGEPGDLEYLKELGETMKTMSRCGLGQTAGNPVLTSLANFPELYQAKIRKHETVFQPTFDIKAAVADAERLVGRKSVIFAGK; this comes from the coding sequence ATGAGTAACATCCCTCTCGAACAGGGCGTCCGGGAGATTTGTCAGGCATGCGGTAACGACCGCACGCGCCTGATGGATATCTGCCGGGCAGTCCAAAACCAGTTCGGATGCGTCTCCGGCGAAGCGATGGATCTTATCGCCAGGGAATGTCGTTGCCCGCGCGTCGAAGTCGAAAGCGTCGTCTCTTTCTACGCTTTCTTCTCCGACAAGCCCAAGGGCAAAATCGTCATCCGCTTGTGCGACGACATCGTGGACCGGCTGCACGGTTATGACCGCGTCGCCAAGGCCTTGTCACAGGAACTGGGTATCGCCTTGGGCCAAACCACTTCCTGCGGCAGTTTCACGCTGGAACGTACGCCCTGCATCGGCATGTGCGACCAGGCCCCGGCCGCGATGGTCAATGACGTCATCGTCACCAAGCTCAACGGCGCCAGCGCCCGTGAAATGATCAAAGAGCTGCGCGAGCACATGGACCCTCGCAAACTGGTGACCAGACTCGGCGACGGACACAACGCCGACGATCGCATCCACGCCATGGTCCATAATAACATTCGCAAGAAGGGCCCGGTCATCTTTGCTCCCTACGAAACCGGTACGGGTCTCAAGAAAGCCTTGGCCATGACGCCGGCCGAGGTGATTCGCGACGTGAAGACCGCCCGGCTCCGCGGACGCGGTGGCGCAGGCTTTCCCACCGGAATAAAATGGGAGTTCACCCGCGCCTCGCAGGGCGATCGCAAGTTTGTCATCTGCAACGGCGACGAAGGCGAACCCGGCACCTTCAAGGATCGCGTGCTCTTCACCGAGTGCGCGGACATGCTTTTTGAGGGCATGACTATCGGCGGCTATGCCATCGGCGCCGACACCGGCATCCTCTACCTCCGCGGCGAATACGCCTACCTCAAGACCTACCTCGACAGCGTCCTCGACGAACGCCGCAGGAAAAACCTGCTGGGAAAGAACATCCTCGGTAAGAATGACTTCAGCTTCGATATCCGCATTCAAATGGGCGCCGGGGCCTACATCTGCGGCGAGGAAACCGCCCTCATCAGCTCCTGTGAGGGCCGAAGGGGCGATCCGAAGAACCGGCCGCCGTTTCCCGCTCAGAAGGGCTATCTCGACTATCCCACGGTGGTCAACAACGTCGAGACCTTCTGCTGCGTCTCACGGATTCTCGATAAGGGCGCCGGTTGGTTCGCCGAGATGGGCTCCAAGGGCAGCCCGGGCACCAAGCTTCTGAGCATCTCCGGCGACTGCAAGGCCCCCGGCGTTTTCGAAGTCCCCTTTGGCACCTGTCTCAAAGACGTGCTCGAAATGGCCAAGGCCGAAGACCCCCTCGCCGCCCAGGTCGGCGGCCCCAGCGGGCAGCTTGTCCCAGCCAAGGACTTCGGCCGTACCATCTGCTATGATGATCTCGCCACCGGCGGCGCCATCGTCGTCTTCAACAAGGCCCGTGATCTGCTTGAGGTCGTCGACTATTACGTCGAGTTCTTCCTCGAAGAAGGCTGCGGCTACTGCACCCCCTGCCGCGTCGGCAACGTCCTGCTCAAGGAGCGCATCGGGAAACTCCTCCGTGGCAAGGGCGAGCCCGGCGACCTGGAATACCTGAAGGAACTGGGCGAGACCATGAAGACCATGAGCCGTTGCGGCCTCGGCCAGACCGCCGGCAACCCCGTCCTGACGAGCCTGGCCAACTTCCCCGAACTCTATCAGGCGAAAATCAGGAAACACGAGACGGTCTTCCAGCCGACCTTCGACATCAAGGCCGCCGTGGCCGACGCCGAAAGGCTCGTCGGACGCAAGTCGGTGATTTTTGCAGGCAAATAG
- a CDS encoding 2Fe-2S iron-sulfur cluster-binding protein: MSNTFTFTIDGVEVQASPGQTILEAADAAGIYIPRLCHMKGLIPYGSCRVCTVMVNGRPQASCTQPAAPGAVVLNDTEALRTFRRNIIDMLFVEGNHFCMFCEKSGNCELQALAYRFGITAPKYPYQNPKRDVDASHPDIFIDRNRCILCARCVRASRDLDGKNVFQFVGRGSRKKIGVNASARLKDTGMDVTDKAADVCPVGAILKKRAGYAVPIGKRLYDQKPIGSDIEAARAGK, encoded by the coding sequence ATGAGCAACACATTTACGTTTACGATCGACGGCGTCGAGGTGCAGGCCTCACCCGGCCAGACCATTCTTGAAGCGGCCGATGCCGCCGGCATCTACATCCCCCGACTGTGCCACATGAAGGGCCTCATCCCCTACGGTTCCTGCCGCGTGTGCACCGTGATGGTCAACGGCCGTCCACAGGCTTCCTGCACGCAGCCGGCGGCGCCGGGGGCCGTCGTACTCAACGACACCGAAGCCCTCCGGACGTTCCGCAGAAACATCATCGACATGCTGTTCGTCGAAGGCAACCACTTCTGCATGTTCTGCGAAAAGAGCGGCAACTGCGAGTTGCAGGCCCTCGCCTACCGCTTCGGCATCACCGCACCCAAGTATCCGTATCAGAACCCCAAGCGGGACGTCGACGCATCGCATCCCGACATCTTCATCGATCGCAACCGGTGCATCTTGTGCGCCCGGTGCGTTCGCGCGTCCCGCGACCTGGACGGCAAGAATGTATTTCAGTTCGTTGGCCGCGGCTCCAGAAAGAAAATCGGCGTCAATGCCTCGGCCCGCCTCAAGGACACGGGAATGGACGTTACCGACAAGGCCGCCGACGTCTGCCCGGTGGGCGCCATCCTCAAGAAGCGAGCGGGCTACGCCGTCCCCATTGGCAAGCGGTTGTATGACCAGAAGCCCATTGGTTCCGATATTGAGGCCGCACGGGCCGGCAAGTGA